The stretch of DNA TCAAACGTTTGATGGATCTTGGTGCTTATCGCGGTTTACGGCATCGTCGCAATTTGCCAGTACGTGGACAGCGCAGTAAAACGAATGCGCGCACACGTAAAGGCCCGCGTAAGCCGATTCGTAAGTAATAACCGCTGCAAAACAGTAAAAGCTGAGAGAGACAGGAAAGATAAGTATGGCAAAGCCAGCGCGTAAAGTTAAAAAGGTCAGAAAGACCGTTATTGATGGTGTGGCGCATATTCACGCCTCCTTTAATAACACCATTATTACTATTACAGATCGTCAGGGCAATGCCTTAAGTTGGGCTACTTCTGGCGGTTCGGGCTTTCGCGGTTCGCGTAAAAGTACACCATTTGCCGCACAGGTAGCGGCAGAACGTGCTGGTACAGCAGCAGCAGAGTATGGCTTGAAAAACTTGGATGTCTGTGTGAAGGGCCCTGGTCCCGGTCGTGAGTCAGCCGTAAGAGCGCTTAATGCGGTTGGCTTTAAAATTAATAGTATTACGGATGTGACGCCGATTCCACACAACGGCTGTCGTCCTCCCAAGAAACGTCGTGTTTAATCAGGAGACAGAATAATGGCTCGTTATATAGGACCAACTTGTAAGCTGTCTCGTCGTGAAGGCACTGATCTGTACTTAAAAAGTGGTGTAAGGCCGCTTGATTCGAAATGCAAAGCAGATACTGTGCCTGGTGTTCATGGCGCCAGACGAAGTCGTTTATCCGATTACGGCTTGCAGC from Pseudomonadales bacterium encodes:
- the rpsK gene encoding 30S ribosomal protein S11, with the translated sequence MAKPARKVKKVRKTVIDGVAHIHASFNNTIITITDRQGNALSWATSGGSGFRGSRKSTPFAAQVAAERAGTAAAEYGLKNLDVCVKGPGPGRESAVRALNAVGFKINSITDVTPIPHNGCRPPKKRRV